The Coffea arabica cultivar ET-39 chromosome 10e, Coffea Arabica ET-39 HiFi, whole genome shotgun sequence region tactcataatatctaGTAAAGAAGAAATAATTATATTCCAATTTAGCCATGTTCAATTCAATCTCTTATCTTAACCTAACTCCACAAATAAGCAACTCATACAATCAAAAGATAGTTAATACTTTCCTACCACAATCTTTTCCTCAAAACTTAAATTTAAAGAGGAAATTATCCACACAAACTATCAACAAATACTTAAGTTATGAAAGCGTCTTGTTAcacgaaaatcgacacttttaggtgaacaTCCCTAGTTACTCAACACTCACATACTCAAGTCACTCAACTACTcctaattcaagtacctttttacgcgaaagtcaatatttttaaatgaaattttCGGTTATTTAGTctaagaatcattggagtaaaaCTCTTATTccaccctctctctctctttctctttctttttctttttttcttttttttttgaagatatgCCAACCCTCTTaaagcaatatatatatatatatatatatatagagtaaCAAGAGTATCACTTAATTGACTGTATCAATCACTTAATTGTAGATTTAAGTAAAAgggaaatctcattaaacatgcaaATATAAGTATAATTCTCTCCACTTTACCCAATATACTTTTggaaatgtaaaaatcctaatcaCATAATAACTAATTCCAAGTCACATGAAAAATGAATTGTTCAAAAGCAGATTCCAAAATCTAACAAGTAAGGGAgttaatttcttgaaatttatattttgttgacttttctcaaacttttttgAGCCAtagtgaaattttgaaaaaaatttaacagAGATTCCCCTTATAACTGGataaaactccctgccagcaaacccaaatttgaaaaaaaattccacaaggcaaaattttcaaaatatattccaACATTTTCAATACAATTTCAGTCAACAATCATCATCACATagtcacaaaaaaattaaacctaTTCCCCTAAACCTAtttccctcccccacacttaaaattcacattgtcctcaatgtgaaaGATAGGAAAATGATAAAGGTGAAAGCAATACTCCCCTATATAAGCAAGTAAAGTTCAAAACCATGTGATGAAATTTGCCCTACCGTTCCAGTAGCCATACGAAAAAGAACGAAATTCAACTAAAGTGAGTAGTATTCGTTCAAGTaaaacaatctaagaaaatatgaaaaacaCACTAGAAGCAACATCAAGTTTCATGGCAAAATGCAATAACAAAAGATCAAAATCAAGAAAGGGCATGGTGCACTTTTCCCCCATGAATTGTTTCATCTCCATGAAAAGGTTGTCGTGAAGTTGGAGCTTGGATCCTAAGGTGCCTTTCCACTTGTGCCTCCTCCTCTTATTGTTTGTGTTGCTTCTCTTCTCCATCGGATGATATCAACATTTGTTTCATAACAACTTTAATTGAAGAATATAAAGTATTAAAGCATCAATTCAAagttgtcaagaaaatttcaaaaattaagaGAAGCACATTCCCCAAAAGAAAATCATCACCAAATGGCATAAATAACTCCTATAATATGCATTATATTTCAAAACATCATAATCAAGACAAACTTATGAgctcaaaaattattttaaaatttatatttatcATTATGTCTTAACTTCTCAATTCATAATGAGCTTCATATATTGAAATATAAGCACttatacatcataaaaaatgctaTATAAAGTCAACAATAAGCATAATGAAGTTAAACAAATTCCTCCTGAAAATTGCCTATTTATCaaagaattcaagaaatggCATTTTTCTTAATTCCTCACATTGCatcaatttcaaccaaaataggCAAATTAACATGCTTATAGAAGTTAAATGAGTTCAACTAaacatcaaacaacaacaaaattcaccaaaaatactccaagaaattcatccaaaaattcaagaaaattcaaCTATGGTGAAATTTAAATGAGTCAAATAAAGTCAAGAAACTTACTTAGGACTTGAAGAGTGATGAAATGTAAAGCAAATGATGCACGAAGCCCCAAAAGTTTAGTTCAAATGACCTCCAAATTGAAAGGAGTGAAGTTCTAAAATCCTAATATTCTTGAATCAAATCTTCAAAAGTTGATGTGTTTGATGTTTGAATGCTGTTCACAAGATATTTTTGAGTCAttttgtgatgattttgagGGATTTAAATggtgcaaaatgaagatttgatgaaaTGGGTGTGTGAGTTTATGGTTGTGtgtaagagaagaaaaagaaaatgaaggaaaaaatttgtttttgctTCTGAACACTGCTGCCCTATTGAAACCCTGGCAGAATCCCTCGAGGGTTTCTCCAAGGGATTGTGGTCAAAATCTCCAATTCAATTTACttcacttaacacttaataaaattaattcaaacctaCTTCCTTAAACACCAACACCTTCAATTTAACCTCTAAAATTACAAACTCACCTCATTTAACATATTTGTGTTcaaaacacacatatacatgCATTATAAATTAGAATTAACATCAAATGTTCAAAATGCATGCAATGTCTAAAATGCATAGTATAAACATGAAACTCCCTTTATGCCTTTTTGTTTCAACCCCAATGCGGGGGGAAGGGCGTTGCCCCTCCTACTTTTTTAGAATAATGTTTGACAATGTGTTAGCGAAGACAAGAAACAAGGAGTACTTACTCCCTTACATGAGTCAACTGCACATAGGGAAATGCTCCACAATCCAGACTAATAATTGACCGAATAGTTCTTGGCAATTGGCGAGACTTCACCCAAAGGCAGTCTTGCCCTAGCTTTAAGGCTGCCAAAGCATCAGCTGCAGCATTTGTTTCTAGATAAGCATGTTGTAATTGCCCAAATAACTGATCAAGAATCCACCTCAACTCGCGTACCACATTACATAATGGCCATTTAGCTAGCGCATTGGTCATGACCAGCTGCACAAGGGTAGCCGAGTCCACCTCTACCCATACGTGGTTAAGCCATCGTTGGAGACAAAGCCGCAACCCATGCAAAAATGAGAGACCCTCTGCCATCAGCACATCACATTCTCCAAATTCCTTATAGTATGCAAAAATCATTTCCCGTCATCCCCTCATACTAGCCCCCCGCCAAAAGCTTGTCCATTGAGAACGCTCGCATCAGAGTTCAGTTTATAAGCCCCTACCGGAGGAGCCTCCCAGGCCAACAGGACAAGCCCAATCTGCAACTTCCTTTTGCGCCCACCTCGAGCGCAAGTGTACTCCTGGTCTCCCCGAAAATGCTCGTTCTTGAATAACCCCGCAGCCACCATTAAATCCAGTTGGGCATCAGTTTGGAAGATAATGGATTGCACTGCCATACTAGCTCCCTGGAATTTAGCCTCATTTCGTGACCTCCAAATATACCAACAGATAAGGAACGAAACTACCAGTCTGATGTGCTCTTTCACTCCTGTGGGGATATTCAATACCCATAAAAATAACATTGATGATAGCGATAGCTCTCTATCCATTGCATACCCAAACATGCGTGCGTAGTGACTCCAAACTGCTCGAGCAGTTGTGCACTGAACAAGAAGATGATCCACTGATTCCTGGCTTGCCTTGCAACCCACACATTTTGAAGGCAAAATCATACCTTTCCTTTGTAACGTACTATCAGTGGGCAAAAAACCATGCCTTGCCCTCCCGATAAAGAATGACACCTTTAGCGGCATGAGAGGACTCCATGTTAAGGAGTCTATGACAGACACATTTCGCCTCTGCCGTACCACCTCCCACGCCAAGGAGATGGAGAAGGCTCCTGAGGTAGAGGGCAACCATACCATGCTGTCTTCACAGTACGAATAATACCTCATTTGCATGATCATAGCCATAATGTGAGATGGAACAGATTGCTGAAGAAGACCTTGATTCCACCCATCTGGGGTTAAGAAGTCCGAGACCAATTGATTAGGCGGATTAGTCACATTTAGCAGATGTGCCAGAGAGTCCTCTGCATACCACCTATCTAACTAGAAGTGGATGTTCCCCTTCCCTAGACACCAAAAAATGTGCCGCTCAGCAATCTCACGAATTGCCTCTAGACGTCGCCAAATTGGTGTTGGACGTGGCATGTTTACCATCGATGGGTGGGTGTTTTGGATGTACTTAGCATGCATATAAGAAGCCCAGGTTGACTCATGTCAGCGGAGGCCCCACCATAGTTTGCAAGAAAAAGCCTGCACCAAATCTTCAAACGATCTGACACCAATTCCCCCTTTCGACTTCGAATAACACAAATTTTCCCATGTACACCAGTGTATACGCTGCTCCAGAACATTACGATCCCAAAGAAAGCCATTGCAGATCCATCCTAGCATAAGGATAACCGCCTTAGGAGGGTGTAACACCTGTAACCGGTACAAAGGAACCGTCGATAAAACATGGCGAAGTAGGATGAGTTTTCCCCCTATTGACAGTAATCTTGAGCTCCAATGTTGCAGGCGTGATCTCAGTTTCTCTAAGATGCCATCAAAATGTATCACCCGCAACCTCCCTCTATCAATGGGCACACCTAAGTAGATGAAGGGTAACGACTGCTGCCGGAACCCTAGGATCGATTGAATACCTTGGATTTGCTCCACGTTTACTCGTGGCGACACAATGAAAGAACTTTTCGAGATATTGATCTTTTGGCTGAAGACCGCTTGGTACTCATCAAAGAAATCCCAGATAGCCTGCAACGCATCCTGGGAGCAACGagagaaaattaatatataatcAGCGAATGCTAAGTACGGAACCCGGATGCCTGCATTCACAAAATATCGTTGTTCATTCTGCATAAACAAACCCTCCAGGCCCCTTCCTAAAAATTCTGCTATCAGAACAAAGAGAGCTGGGGAGAGAGGATCTCCTTGGCGAACCCCCCTCTAGAATCAAAAGAAACCTGTCGACTCGCCATTGATAAGAATAGAAAACCAATTGTTCGCCACTATCCTAAAAAAAAAGTCCACATTTGCCTCCATGAAACCAAAACTCCGTAGCATGTGCAACATAAAAGgtgtgagaaccttgaaaattatctttattttatcttatttttttgagcacattttctttactttacttgcATTACCCTAAGATTAAATCACTTAAAACATTTTCTTGTATTGCATtgcatttgattgcttttacTTGAATTGTAACATTTTCTAGACttggtattttttttatatatatctcAATAGATACACTTTGACCAAATGTCCTTTTATTTGTGGTTGGGACTTTATATGATAgtttagaggtgttaaatagaCATTGAAATATTTGGAGGGTAGAAActtcattagtcaaagattaagggaAGAAAGGGCCAAGATTGggccatgtggcaaaaccctaaccatccatcttgtttgaccaaaggattagaggaattttaaaccaaCTTTGCTTCATTTTATCCTCCATATGGCCAGCCATCTtgaagcttccaagggaaggaagaaaactccatcttcttgctTTTAAAATCCTAGTTTGATCTTGAGCAAAAATCATAAGAGAAGGAACTTGAGTTAGTGAGTGATTTACTTGCAACCCTAGAGTGTGTTTCATGTCTAAAGCTTTGATTTTGGTGGTTTGTTTTGGTGCTTCAAGCTTCACATAAGAGAGGTATGTGAACCTTAAATCCTAACTTTCTTGTTTTATATCATGTGTTTGAAGATTTGATAGCAAACTAGGAGTCACATGGATGTTGTTTGTGGTTAAAATTCTTGAACTAAACAAGTGGTAGTAGGGTTAGTTGTTTTTCataccatgtgtttgatgaattgcttGAGCTTTATTCATAACTTTCCTTCATGTATTAACATGTTTTTGGACCCTTTTTGAGTTAAGGATAATGCTTGGTATGATGTTTAAGTTAACTACAATGTAAGGATGAAGGTTGGTGATATAAGTGAACTTGTGgactgttttccttttctcttggctGACCGGTTTTGTAAGGgaggtttctccttgattttttggttcatttgtaCCTTAATTAAGCCTAAGAAACTTGGCTAAACATTGGTTTAAGGTTTGGTGTGAGTTTAAATAGAAATGAAGCAAGCAAAGTGGTTGTTTGGATaactagtggactgttttggtttCTTTGGTTGGCTAGACTGTTTTGgctcttttaattaattatgtgTGTTGCATTTTGAGCTCCAATGGTACTAAGTAACTTGATTTCCTGTATATGAACCCTAGGAGATTGAATTGGAataatttgagccaaaacaagaGAAGTTAGCAACAAGAACTAGAGTAATCTTGTTAGGGTTTTGGAGCTAATCAGAACCGAAAAATCAGCCAACTTCCCCGAATCACTGGTACTGATAAAAGACGAACTAGAGTGTACATTTGGTACCTTTGGAAAACCCTTTGAGTTTAGTTTACAACGCCGCTCACAGCACCTGATTCCAACATTTCTACAGAGAGATGGCCGTTTTTCCGAGATTGCACGGGCGCAACTGTTTTACCCTCGAAGACTACTTTGAACTTaaatgagatttttcttttgctcaactttcttgcacttgtcaaacttgttttcCTATGAccttttactgcattttgggcCTAACTTCCAAGGTGAATTGAGTAGATCTAGCCACTCACTTAGTCATCTAATGAACTTACATTTGGGTTGGAAAATGAACCAAGAATTTTAACGACTTTCACTCGTAGCCCTAGGATTTGGGAAACGGAGGTGATGGATATATGCtatatatatgcttgatttagtgagttgttggcctagtatgtatatgcttgatttgagACTGTTTTGTGGTAAGAATGAAGCCTTGGATTGGCTGAAAAAAATTGGCAAACACAAAGGAAGTGCCGCTGAAAATTTGTCCGCAGGGAACCTTGGGCAGTCTTAGGAAATCTGTTATATTTTGGtgtagaaaagtcagaattgagttctgtttattgtatttgaaactaAATTCACTTTCTACCGTGCAAATTTCATAACTTTTCCCAATttctatgaatatctgtgatttttcaaagttgactgatttgccatacctgttctgtcttttgaCTGGATGacgcagcaacttgaggctagAATTTGACTAACTTATGGACTGAATCTTACAACTGTGTCTTCTacaaaattgtaaccctttgagtctattttccgatggtttaaagtttataaattttggacttaagaaacttgagatatgatttttcaaataatgttgcgcaaaaattgaaaaattctgTTCTCTTCGAACCGTttttactttcatttcccactttaaagttggagttggtaaatCATTTTGGGTATGGTTTATGAGTGGAATTGAGGTTTAagtgaaagaaaatgaagttttaggaaccttaatttcttcatgtattttggttttgtattgctagtctttttatataatatgtgactacaggactcgagagagtttAAGAGGACGAACCAAGGTTAAAGTGAAGGGTggcaattgattggtgagtgttccaagtaCCTGAAAATATTTACGTGGAATGTCTCCTTGCTTGAATAACatgcttacttggttaaagtAATTGCTCTTGAATTAATAACCTTTGGGacgaggatgtactttatcatactcgatcTTTTGTAGTTCATTTCATGATATTGATATGAAATGAAATGCTttgcttgtacttgacttattGGTCACTTGGGTGGTTATCCCACTGACTTACCTGTTACATGCTCATTGTTGTTAGATAATGCTAGGTACTTGATTTCTTGTTtcataggcaagtgtgtactttatcgcacttgacctagtTCGACTAAATTTGTGAGATTTTGTTAAAACATGTGTTAGCCATTTGGTTACAACTGAAAagtggccagaatccggccaatATTTGGCTGGATATGTGGCTgaatttgttgaagaaatttctgatttctgcagtttttcttatttgatcAAGTTTTCGTAACCATTAGATTTTCAACTGTTtggacttgaaatacttgaaatgcttgaaacaTGATATGTTGAACTTATTTGTGACTTGAACCtatttaggcgagtgtgctcttatgtACACTTAATTGACCTGACTTGACTAAAAACTCGATATCTCCTTCACGCAtgaacaagtaacttgatttgtatACGACTTGTAtattgacttgaaatacttggaatacttgagaatATGAATTGCTGGATTACTTGTGATTTGATTCTGactaggcgagtgtgtccttATCACGCTCGGCCTTCCCTTCTTGAACGATCTCGTACTCGCTTGCACTTGATTGACATGTACTTGTGTTAgtgcttgtgcttgacttgtgagtgttgagcgatagcatgtaccacactctatctGAGTGGaaggtgcctctcatcccgtctcagtacTTTTATTCTGATTAAGTCGATTAGAAAGTTATCTCATCGATACTGGTGTTGAGCGGTAGCATATACCACATTCcattcgagtgggaggtgcctctcatcccgtctTGGTACCTTTAtcctgttttgtcgagtggagtgttatctcctcgactaattggtatgctcgaatattaccactaTGGTTTATTACTGAATACGGAATGTTAAATGACAACTAACGTCTCCAATCTTTCACTGTATGAGCGTTGGATAACAGCCAACGACTCCATTCCTGATTACTGAATATTTGGGGCTATAAGCCATATCCTGTATTACTATATATTTGGGACTATAAGTCCAACCCCGGAGCTAGTTGGTCTAATCGATccgacaagggcttggtcgaggagatcgACGAATCTTGGGTACTTCTTTGAAgttcgggtccggtaagggatatgtttggtggacggaaattggtgtaaagtggtgatctacggacgTTATGCTTTagtggttgacggagagtcaacggacctTGATCAAACTACAGTGGAATTTGCTCCTGAGAGTAACTTATATCCTTTGCCATGAATTTGTTCTTTACCATACACTTTTGCATGATCTATTTGGTTATTTGCTTAACCATATATTGGGTCGTGATTTATTTGagtttgacttgtttcttgatatccGGTGTATGGTCTTGCCTGTTATATTGcctgcatgttttcttggaacctcactgggatTCCAACTCATTCCACgcaaatttgttttccttacaaggatGAGATCATGAGAGGTTGAATTAAAGAAAGTCTCGATTTCTTGTAAAATTGTTAGCTGCTCGAGCGCGTACTCCATAGATATCTAGCTAGCTTGTTTGGTTCGATTTTTGTAAGTTTGATTCTTTGATTGTATTTATAGGTCGTTTGGATGTTGGTGGATCATGAGTGGGTATGTGAAAGGttgtaataattattatttttttattgagggttttatttgtaagttttcATGAATTGTGACTGAATCctaacgagagttgggcagacggtccgccaaacccttgggtacaccctagggagaggtgggactgtcacaaaAGGCCAATCCACCCTATCATAGACCTTCTCCATGTCCAACTTCAGCATCAAATTTGGGTGTTTCAATCTTCTGTCCAGTTCCCCTGCCAGTTCTTGCACCAACAAGATATTGTCTGTGATACTTCAACTAGGTACAAACCTTGTTTGCCACGTAGATACCAGCCTGGGAAATAGCGTATTGAGCCGAGCAGATAGGATTTTTGATATCACCTTCGAGCTCGTGTTACACAAACTGATCGGCCGGAACTCCCTCCAAGAGACGGCCCCCTCCACCTTTGGCAACAAAACAATTAGTGTACTAGTGTACCTTTGTGGTAGTTGCGCGCCTCTGAAAAAGCCCCTAACAGCTTCCAGCAAGTCTTCACAAATTATATCCCAACACACGTGATAGAATCCCGCTCCGAAATCGTCCAGTTCTAGGGTGGTATCTGCCAAAATGGAGAAGACAACCTGTTTCAGTTCCTCCAACGTCAGCAACTGGTGCAAGGAAGCATTATCCTCTTGTCCCACTTGCGGAAACTGAAAGTCCATCCGTGGATGGCGTCGCTCCTCACGCTCAGCCGCAAAAAGATTAGAGAAAAAAGAAACGGCCGACTCCTAAATAAGGGAATTAGTATCAAGCCATACCCTTGACTCTTCCTTAATACACCCAATAAAATTGGAGCCTCGCCGTTGCCTCACTTGTGCATGGAAAAAGGCCGTATTTGCGTCACCTTCCTTTGCCCATTTGATAGCGGACTTTTGTCTCCAATATTCACACTCTACAGTCAGAGCTCTTGTATAAACAGCACAGGCCTCCTTAAATTGCACCATCGAGGCCTGAGCTCGACAAAGGTCATATTGCTCCTGCTTCATCCGCATGTCAAGTTCCACGTCATGCACTTTCTGAAAAATGTCCCCAAACTTCTCTTTATTCCATCTGGATAAAGCTTTCCTAGTTAGCATCAGTTTCTTGAAGAAAACCCCTAACCCCGAGCCCTGTACCGGCTACTGCCAAGCTGTCTTGACTTCGTTCAAAAACGTATTATTCCTACCCCACACGTTCAAGTATCGGAAGCCACTACGCGCCATTATACTCGGACCGCACTTGACCAGAATGGGAGCATGATCCGATCTCCCTCTAGCCAAATGTGAGACATGGGTCCTCTCATAGGCTTCGTCCCATTCCCTATTGGCCAGAACGCGATCTAGTCGCTACCACATAGTCCCGTTTGTCCATGCGAAAGGAGAGCCATCGAAATGTACGGATGTCAGGCCACACTCCGAGATCGCCATGTTGAACTCCTCCATATTCCTCATATTTGCTGGAGCCTCGCCTACTCACTTACTGGTATTGGTAACCACGTTAAAATCCCCTCCCAGTAGCCATGGGCCGTGCTGGCCCTCCCCAATCATTTTCATGGCTTGCCATAGCGGTCGCCTTGCCACTCTTGTACACTTGGCATAAATAGCAGACACATAACAGGAAATCCTGGAGAAAACACTAGGTGCATATGGACCAATTGTTCCCCCCACTCATGGAATGATATGGATACAAAATTGCTCCAAAGCACCCAAATTTTCCCCTCCAAAAATACTCGGCTGTGTTCAAAATTTAAGAAACGGCctatattcattaattgttcCCCTGACGTCATTGGTTCTATCAATACCAAAAGTTTGATGGAATTCCTAACACAGATGTCCTTTAGGTACCTCTGCGTTTCCCGTCGAGAAATTCCCCGTATATTCCAAAACAATATGTTAATTGGACTTATCATGAACAATTAGAGCAGTCTGAGTTTGAGAGTTAAAGGCCTGCACCTTCTTCAAGATGTTTGGCGGCTGGCCCTTGCTTTTTGAGACCTTGTTCAGCAAAAAAAATGTCCTTTGAATCTATCACCCAGCATGAGGGAGATCCCTATCCCAGAACTGTCGCAAACCAGTTTTTGCATCCAGTGCCTCCTTAAAGGCTTGAAACTGCTGAAACGGAACCCAACTACTGGGTCCTCTCTTCACTGAATGACGTCTCAATCTCTGCTGCATGGCTTGAGTCCGCGGTGGGGAAAGTGATTGGCTTCTATATGGAGTCTTCAACTTGGTGCCTGCACTAGCTCATGACAGACCTGAACTCAACTGTCCAACGTCGTGTTGGGTAACACCCCGCAACACCTCGTGCCCCGTGATGCCGCCTAGTACAACTGAGTTGCAAGGGTCCACCGTTATCATCACCATGTTCATCTGTTCCTTTGGTTCCTATGGTGCTGGTCTAATTGAAGACGACTCCGGGACCTTCTCCTTTCCCTTTGATGCATCGCGTGCTTCGCCTTGTATCTCCCCCCCCCCAACACAGGCCCTTCTTGTACCTCCCCCATTATCCCCTTCTCAGATGGTGCAGTCCCGATCTTGGGAACAAAAACCTGTTTGGGAGCCGACGCTGGTTTCAAGACTTTTGGTGGGCGCATTTCGTGATGTTTCTTGAAACATTGATCCTGGGTATGACCTAGTCGTTCACAGAAGTGACAAAAGTCAGGCCACATCTCATATTCCACCTTCTGTCACATTCCCATTGCTTCCTCTCCAATCCAGAGACGTTGAGCAGAAGCCTTAGCCACATCGATTTCTACCAAAACCCTCACCATTGATGGCCTCCGCAATTCTAGGGTTGCTGTATCCACCCGTAATGGATGGCCCAGCAAGGAAGCAATTTTATGAAGATATTTCATGTTAAACAGTAGCAGTGGCAACTCAGGAAAGCAAACCCAAATAGGCACTATAGAGGACTCATGATTCGCCTTGAAGTCCATGGTCCATTTAGAAAGCTGCATTGGTGAGTTGTGCACAAACCATGTTCGTCTGATGAATAGTCCAGTGTAATCTATCTCTAACATCGGTCGGAGGAGAATATGGTTATTGTCCAACAGCCCAACAGGGCAGTCCCCCTTCAGCCCCAGAGCTACTATAAACTTCCTTGTGGCCGCCATTGGGGGTTAACGATATGTAAACCTCCCCACCAAACAATTCCAGTAGGGTCGAGACAGTTCCATTAATTCAGCCCGGGAGATCAGCAGCGCGGGCTCCCCACGAAACGAAGATACGACCCAGTAGTCGGGTAAATTGCTACCGCCCGCTGTGACAGCCGGTCCTTCCATTAACGCCGCCGCGAAGGACTTCATCCCTGGGGGTTGCGGCGCTGTCCCAACCTCCTGAGCAGGCGTCCGATGGCCGGCCATTGCTGACGGCAAGAGACAAAACCCTAGGACTTCACACTTGTTATTGAGTACTCCCTTTATGCCTTGTCCAagaggaaaaatgcaattttgacCATATTCAAGACCTTGTTGATGTTGCAACCTATAAAATACATAAAGGCATAtattaaacttaaaaaaaacATGAGAAAGATACTACACACTGGAGAAAACACTAAACCATTGGGTTGCTTCCCAACAAGCGCTTTGGTTAAAACAGTTAAGTTTGACTTTATTCCCTCCTTATCAAGGAGGTTTTATTAAAGAGTAGTCCACCAACTCAGGTCATGGTAAATCTACAAAGGGTGGCTCTACCTC contains the following coding sequences:
- the LOC140015214 gene encoding uncharacterized protein → MIFAYYKEFGECDVLMAEGLSFLHGLRLCLQRWLNHVWVEVDSATLVQLVMTNALAKWPLCNVVRELRWILDQLFGQLQHAYLETNAAADALAALKLGQDCLWVKSRQLPRTIRSIISLDCGAFPYVQLTHVRE
- the LOC140015215 gene encoding uncharacterized protein, coding for MAFFGIVMFWSSVYTGVHGKICVIRSRKGELVSDRLKIWCRLFLANYGGASADMSQPGLLICMLSTSKTPTHRWWYAEDSLAHLLNVTNPPNQLVSDFLTPDGWNQGLLQQSVPSHIMAMIMQMRYYSYCEDSMVWLPSTSGAFSISLAWEVVRQRRNVSVIDSLTWSPLMPLKVSFFIGRARHGFLPTDSTLQRKGMILPSKCVGCKASQESVDHLLVQCTTARAVWSHYARMFGYAMDRELSLSSMLFLWVLNIPTGVKEHIRLVVSFLICWYIWRSRNEAKFQGASMAVQSIIFQTDAQLDLMVAAGLFKNEHFRGDQEYTCARGGRKRKLQIGLVLLAWEAPPVGAYKLNSDASVLNGQAFGGGLV